One window from the genome of Deinococcus malanensis encodes:
- a CDS encoding RNase H family protein, protein MIRQIVLATDGSYHRKSGRGGWAAVCTVGEQLWSISSHVNDAHSAHWMELLAIPNS, encoded by the coding sequence GTGATCCGGCAGATCGTGCTGGCCACCGACGGCTCGTATCACCGCAAATCTGGCCGGGGCGGTTGGGCGGCCGTCTGCACGGTTGGTGAGCAGCTCTGGAGTATCAGCAGCCACGTAAATGACGCGCACAGTGCTCACTGGATGGAACTGCTGGCCATCCCCAATTCTTGA